The following are encoded in a window of Halosolutus halophilus genomic DNA:
- a CDS encoding sodium-dependent transporter, translating into MSSIDIPREQWATRAGFILAAVGSAVGLGNIWRFPFLTAESGGAVFVLVYLFLVALIGLPVMLVEFVIGRRSERNPIGAFRRLGHPTWKFAGVIGAVAGFIILSYYSVVGGWVLQYIVASFTGGYGGDAEAFFVETATGTNAIIYHAIFMALVAGIVSLGVRDGLERAAKLMVPSVIVLLVGLAVYAATLPNTGAGYEFYLSPNVDTFVSDAVDILPAAAGQAFFTLSLGMGVMITYSSYLGENRNLLNDSLIIVAIDTFIAILAGFVAFPFLASQGVALETGGGGAGAVFISLATAFETMPAGTIVGGIFFIMLLIAALTSAFSILEVVVSFVVDTFDVDRVPATLGLAAIIFVVGIPTATDLTYLNTYDLFANNILLIVGGLVLSIFIGWIYAPDALDELGQGRGGNDGFDAYWINVVRFVVPVVLLYTVYLAIREYITFLQGTFF; encoded by the coding sequence ATGAGTTCAATCGATATTCCGCGCGAGCAGTGGGCGACCCGGGCAGGATTCATCCTGGCCGCCGTTGGTAGCGCAGTCGGACTCGGAAACATCTGGCGGTTCCCGTTCCTGACGGCCGAATCGGGTGGCGCAGTGTTCGTGCTCGTCTACCTGTTTCTCGTCGCGCTCATCGGGCTTCCGGTGATGCTCGTCGAGTTCGTCATCGGCCGGCGGTCGGAGCGGAACCCGATCGGCGCGTTCAGACGCCTCGGCCATCCGACCTGGAAGTTCGCCGGAGTGATAGGCGCGGTCGCCGGCTTCATCATCCTCTCGTACTACAGCGTCGTGGGCGGCTGGGTGCTCCAGTACATCGTCGCCAGCTTCACCGGCGGCTACGGTGGCGACGCGGAAGCGTTCTTCGTCGAGACCGCGACCGGGACGAACGCGATCATCTACCACGCTATCTTCATGGCGCTCGTGGCCGGCATCGTCTCCCTCGGCGTCCGCGACGGATTGGAGCGGGCGGCCAAGCTGATGGTGCCGAGCGTCATCGTGCTCCTCGTCGGCCTCGCCGTGTACGCCGCGACGCTCCCGAACACGGGCGCCGGGTACGAGTTCTACCTCTCGCCCAACGTCGACACGTTCGTCTCCGACGCCGTCGACATCCTGCCCGCCGCGGCCGGACAGGCGTTCTTCACGCTGTCGCTCGGCATGGGCGTGATGATCACCTACTCCTCCTACCTCGGCGAGAACCGGAACTTGCTCAACGATTCGCTCATCATCGTCGCGATCGACACGTTCATCGCGATCCTGGCGGGCTTCGTCGCCTTCCCGTTCCTCGCCTCCCAGGGCGTCGCCCTCGAAACCGGCGGTGGCGGCGCCGGCGCGGTCTTCATCAGCCTCGCGACAGCGTTCGAGACCATGCCGGCCGGAACGATCGTGGGCGGCATCTTCTTCATCATGCTGCTGATCGCCGCGCTGACCAGCGCGTTCAGCATCCTCGAAGTCGTCGTCTCGTTCGTCGTGGACACGTTCGACGTCGATCGCGTTCCGGCGACGCTCGGACTGGCGGCGATCATCTTCGTCGTGGGCATTCCGACCGCGACGGACCTGACGTACCTCAACACCTACGACCTGTTCGCGAACAACATCCTGCTCATCGTCGGCGGGCTGGTGCTCTCCATCTTCATCGGCTGGATCTACGCCCCCGACGCCCTCGACGAACTCGGGCAGGGGCGCGGCGGAAACGACGGCTTCGACGCGTACTGGATCAACGTCGTCCGGTTCGTCGTCCCGGTGGTGCTCCTCTACACGGTGTACCTCGCAATCCGGGAGTACATCACGTTCCTGCAGGGAACGTTCTTCTGA
- the metG gene encoding methionine--tRNA ligase, with protein sequence MSNDFPTETPAVVTCGLPYANGDLHIGHLRGYIGADAFNRALETLGQQSAYVCGSDMHGTPVAVNAEQEGVDPEDFALEWHEQYEETFPQFNVEFDNYGHTHDETNTELTQDIVRTLDEEGYIYEKEIQVAYDPEADQYLPDRYVEGTCPYCGAKARGDECDEGCQRHLEPGEVEDPTSTITGNPAEYRDRTHKFFEVSEFADYLTEFLDGLEGTSNARNQPRQWIEDGLQDWCITRDMDWGIDYPETDSDGESDLVLYVWVDAPIEYISSTKQYSERVGTEEYDWEQVWRDDGEIVHVIGRDIIQHHTIFWPAMLEGAGYTAPRGVAATGFITINGKGLSTSRNRAIWAKEYLEEGFHPDLLRYYLTTTGGLQQDVDFSWDAFQEKVNGELVGTVGNFWYRSLLFAYRNYEGTPEADVSEAVRERIEGAIGDVRESVNDYSTRGVGQAAVQLAQFGNEYIQRNEPWKLTDENPEEAAQVIRDCVQIAKAVGVLLEPIVPDKAQGLWEQLGEEGEIADAHLEDALEAPPRTFDEPGELFAKIEDDRVAELNEKLEARVEAASDDGDADEETESDDTAADESTSMADTDDLEPLLEDRIGFKDFQDLDIRVGRIEDAEGIEGADDLARLEVDIGFETRQVVAGIKQLHDLEELPGQKCVLLANMEPAELFGVESNGMILAAGDEADLLTTHDDAAIGEKIR encoded by the coding sequence ATGAGCAACGACTTTCCGACGGAGACGCCCGCGGTCGTGACCTGCGGGTTGCCGTACGCGAACGGCGACCTCCACATCGGTCACCTCCGTGGCTACATCGGCGCAGACGCGTTCAACCGTGCCCTCGAGACGCTGGGCCAGCAATCGGCCTACGTCTGCGGGTCTGACATGCACGGCACGCCGGTCGCCGTCAACGCCGAACAGGAGGGCGTCGACCCGGAGGACTTCGCGCTGGAGTGGCACGAGCAGTACGAGGAGACGTTCCCGCAGTTCAACGTCGAGTTCGACAACTACGGTCACACTCACGACGAGACCAACACCGAACTCACCCAGGACATCGTCCGCACGCTGGACGAGGAGGGGTACATCTACGAGAAAGAGATCCAGGTCGCCTACGATCCCGAGGCCGACCAGTACCTCCCCGATCGGTACGTCGAGGGGACCTGTCCCTACTGCGGCGCGAAGGCCCGCGGCGACGAGTGTGACGAGGGCTGTCAGCGCCACCTCGAACCCGGCGAGGTCGAGGACCCGACCAGTACGATCACGGGGAACCCGGCGGAGTACCGCGATCGCACCCACAAGTTCTTCGAGGTTTCGGAGTTCGCGGACTACCTCACCGAGTTCCTCGATGGCCTCGAGGGAACCTCGAACGCCCGAAACCAGCCGCGCCAGTGGATCGAGGACGGACTGCAGGACTGGTGTATCACGCGGGACATGGACTGGGGGATCGACTACCCAGAAACCGACAGCGACGGCGAGTCGGACCTCGTCCTCTACGTCTGGGTCGACGCTCCCATCGAATACATCTCGAGCACGAAACAGTACTCCGAACGCGTCGGGACCGAGGAGTACGACTGGGAGCAGGTCTGGCGCGATGACGGCGAAATCGTGCACGTCATCGGCCGGGACATCATCCAGCACCACACGATCTTCTGGCCCGCGATGCTCGAAGGGGCCGGCTACACCGCCCCGCGCGGGGTCGCCGCGACCGGCTTCATCACGATCAACGGCAAGGGACTCTCGACCAGCCGAAACCGCGCCATCTGGGCGAAAGAGTACCTCGAGGAAGGGTTCCACCCGGACCTGCTTCGGTACTACCTGACGACGACCGGCGGCCTTCAGCAGGACGTCGACTTCTCCTGGGACGCCTTCCAGGAGAAGGTCAACGGCGAACTCGTCGGCACGGTGGGCAACTTCTGGTACCGATCGCTGCTCTTTGCCTACCGGAACTACGAGGGGACGCCGGAGGCCGACGTCTCCGAAGCGGTCCGCGAGCGCATCGAGGGCGCGATCGGCGACGTGCGCGAGAGCGTCAACGACTACTCCACGCGCGGGGTCGGCCAGGCGGCCGTCCAGCTAGCCCAGTTCGGAAACGAGTACATCCAGCGCAACGAACCCTGGAAGCTCACGGACGAGAATCCCGAGGAAGCGGCGCAGGTCATCCGCGACTGCGTCCAGATCGCCAAAGCCGTCGGCGTCCTCCTGGAGCCGATCGTACCCGACAAGGCCCAGGGGCTCTGGGAGCAACTCGGCGAGGAAGGCGAAATCGCGGACGCCCACCTCGAGGACGCCCTCGAGGCACCACCCCGGACCTTCGACGAACCCGGCGAACTGTTCGCGAAGATCGAGGACGACCGGGTCGCGGAACTCAACGAGAAACTCGAAGCGCGCGTCGAAGCCGCATCGGACGATGGCGACGCGGACGAGGAAACCGAAAGCGACGACACCGCCGCGGACGAATCCACGTCCATGGCAGACACGGACGATCTCGAGCCGCTACTCGAGGATCGCATCGGATTCAAGGACTTCCAGGACCTGGACATCCGCGTCGGGCGGATCGAGGACGCCGAGGGGATCGAGGGCGCGGACGACCTCGCACGCCTCGAAGTCGACATCGGGTTCGAGACCCGGCAGGTGGTCGCGGGAATCAAGCAACTCCACGACCTCGAAGAACTCCCGGGCCAGAAGTGCGTCCTGCTGGCGAACATGGAACCCGCAGAGTTGTTCGGCGTCGAGTCCAACGGCATGATCCTCGCGGCCGGCGACGAGGCCGACCTGCTGACGACCCACGACGACGCCGCGATCGGCGAGAAAATCCGGTAG
- a CDS encoding GYD domain-containing protein: protein MPTYASLIELGDRDVQNAQEMASIWGEIQTEFEQHNAELLDSYAILGAHDFLVLFEAADNEAGFKCALTLRRHGLEGQTMEIVDTDDFSNLVDEI, encoded by the coding sequence ATGCCCACCTACGCCTCGCTGATCGAACTCGGCGATCGGGACGTTCAGAACGCCCAGGAGATGGCCTCGATCTGGGGCGAGATCCAGACCGAGTTCGAACAACACAACGCCGAACTGCTGGACTCGTACGCGATCCTCGGGGCACACGACTTCCTCGTCCTGTTCGAGGCGGCAGACAACGAGGCGGGCTTCAAGTGTGCGCTGACGCTCCGTCGCCACGGGCTCGAGGGCCAGACCATGGAGATCGTCGACACCGACGACTTCTCGAACCTGGTCGACGAGATCTGA
- a CDS encoding NfeD family protein: MLELLLENMPLALLTAGLVLMGLEALSPGAHFIVIGIALVGAGLVGMLFPPAANVLVLAALTLAIGIAATYVYREFDFYGGKGTAQTSDSNSLAGSTGYVTEPVTTRGGEVKLDEGGFAPYYSARTTSGTIDEGEEIIVLDPGGGNVLTVESLGAIGEDEIDRALARESAADSEPDSEESTATGESDESATETESSSSD; the protein is encoded by the coding sequence ATGCTCGAACTCCTCTTGGAAAATATGCCCCTCGCGTTGCTGACGGCGGGGCTCGTCCTGATGGGGCTGGAGGCCCTCTCCCCGGGGGCGCACTTCATCGTCATCGGGATCGCGCTCGTCGGGGCGGGGCTCGTCGGGATGCTCTTCCCGCCCGCGGCCAACGTGCTCGTACTGGCCGCGCTGACGCTCGCCATCGGGATCGCGGCGACCTACGTCTACCGCGAATTCGACTTCTACGGCGGGAAGGGGACGGCACAGACGTCGGATTCGAACTCGCTGGCCGGTTCGACGGGCTACGTCACCGAACCCGTCACGACCCGCGGCGGCGAGGTCAAACTCGACGAAGGCGGATTCGCACCCTACTACAGCGCACGAACGACGAGCGGAACGATCGACGAGGGCGAGGAGATCATCGTCCTCGACCCCGGCGGCGGCAACGTACTCACGGTCGAGTCCCTCGGCGCGATCGGCGAAGACGAGATCGATCGGGCGCTCGCGCGGGAATCGGCCGCCGACTCCGAACCCGACTCCGAGGAGTCGACCGCGACCGGCGAGTCCGACGAGTCGGCGACAGAAACCGAATCGAGCAGTTCCGACTGA
- the mfnA gene encoding tyrosine decarboxylase MfnA: protein MQAEPQAFDRVLSSMCTEPHPVARDAAERFLATNPGDPGTYPTIAALEDEAIAMLGEIAGLDDPAGYVASGGTEANVQAVRIARERADTPTPNVVMPESAHFSFQKAADVLGVDLRIVPTDADHRVDLDGVRSCVDEETALVIGVAGTTEYGRVDPIPELGDVAREVDAMFHVDAAWGGFVLPFTDYEWNFAHAPVDTMAIDPHKMGQAAVPAGGLLVRSAELLDELAVNTPYLESTAQATLTGTRSGAGVASAVAALEELWPTGYRTQYVRSQNNAEWLADALEKRGYEVVDPTLPLVAADVPRSTFDALRDRGWRISRTGTGELRIVCMPHVTREMLASFIGDLDRLEVRASVPIACDD, encoded by the coding sequence ATGCAAGCCGAGCCGCAAGCGTTCGATCGGGTGCTCTCGTCGATGTGTACGGAGCCACACCCGGTAGCACGCGACGCGGCCGAACGGTTTCTCGCGACGAATCCCGGCGATCCCGGCACGTATCCGACCATCGCAGCCCTCGAGGACGAGGCCATCGCGATGCTGGGCGAGATCGCCGGCCTCGACGATCCGGCGGGATACGTCGCCAGCGGCGGGACGGAAGCGAACGTCCAGGCCGTCCGCATCGCTCGCGAGCGCGCCGACACACCGACGCCGAACGTCGTCATGCCGGAATCCGCCCACTTCAGTTTTCAGAAGGCAGCCGACGTGCTCGGCGTCGACCTCCGGATCGTCCCGACCGACGCGGACCACCGGGTGGACCTCGACGGCGTCCGTTCCTGTGTCGACGAGGAGACGGCGCTGGTGATCGGCGTCGCGGGGACGACCGAGTACGGTCGCGTCGATCCGATCCCGGAACTCGGCGACGTCGCTCGGGAGGTCGACGCCATGTTCCACGTCGACGCCGCGTGGGGTGGGTTCGTCCTCCCCTTTACGGACTACGAGTGGAACTTCGCGCACGCGCCGGTCGACACGATGGCGATCGATCCGCACAAGATGGGGCAGGCCGCGGTCCCGGCCGGCGGGTTGCTCGTCCGCTCGGCGGAGTTGCTGGACGAACTCGCCGTCAACACGCCCTATCTCGAGTCGACCGCCCAGGCGACGCTGACCGGAACCCGATCGGGAGCGGGCGTCGCGAGCGCCGTCGCCGCCCTGGAGGAACTGTGGCCGACCGGCTACCGGACGCAGTACGTCCGCTCGCAGAACAACGCCGAGTGGCTCGCCGACGCGCTGGAGAAGCGGGGGTACGAGGTCGTCGATCCGACCCTGCCACTCGTGGCAGCGGACGTCCCCCGATCGACCTTCGACGCGCTCCGGGACCGGGGCTGGCGCATCTCGCGGACCGGGACCGGCGAACTCCGGATCGTCTGTATGCCCCACGTCACCCGGGAGATGCTCGCCTCGTTCATCGGCGACCTCGATCGACTCGAAGTGCGCGCGAGCGTGCCGATCGCCTGCGACGACTGA
- a CDS encoding formate--tetrahydrofolate ligase has translation MSTHSPERSMPSDAEIASAATERPIEDVAAALGLEPADLDRYGDRVAKLTAETTRRLTERSTADARYVLVTGMTPTPRGEGKTVTNVGLAQAFDRLGKTAVAAIREPSLGPVFGIKGGAAGGGYSQVLPMEDINLHFTGDLHAVTAAHNLISATLDNHVHQGNDLGVDPTEVVWPRAIDANDRALRDLVVGLGGSANGRPREDGFVLTAASELMAVLCLADGIADLKDRIGRIVVAYDADDDPVTVDDLGVTGAVAVLLKDAFRPNVVGTIEGTPAFVHGGPFANIAHGTNSIVADRVGGALADYVVTEAGFGADLGAEKFFDIVAPAAGIEPAAATLVVSVRALKYHGKDMWPVEFEALEEPDVDAVRAGFENLDRHVAVLESFGVPVVVAVNRFPGDADDEVDAILEHCRETLGVRAAESTVYRDGGDGGIDLAKAIDDAVDEHSDDFEPLYDQDAPVAEKIETVATRVYGADGVTFTEDARADLDRLESIGIADAPVCLSKTPYSFSDDPSKNGVPEGWELTVRELRPSAGAGFVVALTGDVLTMPGLPSDPAALEIDLEADGTVTGLF, from the coding sequence ATGAGCACACACTCTCCCGAGCGATCGATGCCGTCGGACGCCGAAATCGCGAGCGCGGCGACCGAACGTCCGATCGAGGACGTGGCCGCCGCGCTCGGTCTCGAGCCCGCCGATCTCGATCGGTACGGGGATCGCGTCGCCAAGCTCACGGCCGAGACGACCCGACGGCTCACCGAGCGATCGACGGCCGACGCCCGATACGTCCTCGTCACCGGCATGACGCCGACGCCACGCGGCGAGGGGAAGACGGTGACGAACGTCGGCCTCGCACAGGCGTTCGATCGGCTCGGCAAGACCGCCGTCGCGGCGATCCGCGAACCCTCACTCGGGCCGGTGTTCGGGATCAAGGGCGGCGCGGCCGGCGGCGGCTATTCCCAGGTCCTTCCGATGGAGGACATCAACCTGCACTTCACGGGCGACCTCCACGCGGTCACGGCCGCACACAACCTGATTTCGGCGACGCTCGACAACCACGTCCATCAGGGGAACGACCTCGGCGTCGACCCCACCGAGGTCGTCTGGCCGCGGGCGATCGACGCCAACGATCGGGCGCTGCGCGACCTCGTCGTCGGACTCGGAGGCTCGGCGAACGGACGGCCTCGCGAGGACGGATTCGTCCTGACGGCGGCATCGGAGCTGATGGCCGTTCTCTGTCTGGCCGACGGTATCGCCGACCTGAAAGATCGGATCGGCAGGATCGTCGTCGCCTACGACGCCGACGACGACCCCGTCACCGTCGACGACCTCGGCGTAACCGGCGCGGTCGCCGTGCTGCTCAAGGACGCATTCCGGCCCAACGTCGTCGGAACGATCGAGGGAACGCCGGCGTTCGTCCACGGGGGCCCGTTCGCGAACATCGCTCACGGAACGAACTCGATCGTCGCGGACCGGGTCGGCGGCGCACTCGCCGACTACGTCGTCACGGAGGCCGGCTTCGGTGCGGACCTCGGGGCCGAGAAGTTCTTCGACATCGTCGCTCCGGCCGCCGGCATCGAGCCCGCAGCCGCGACGCTGGTCGTCTCCGTCCGCGCGCTCAAGTACCACGGCAAGGACATGTGGCCCGTCGAGTTCGAGGCCCTCGAAGAGCCCGACGTCGACGCCGTCCGCGCCGGCTTCGAGAACCTCGATCGGCACGTGGCAGTCCTCGAATCGTTCGGGGTTCCCGTCGTCGTCGCCGTCAACCGGTTCCCCGGGGACGCGGACGACGAAGTCGACGCGATCCTCGAACACTGTCGGGAGACCCTCGGCGTCCGGGCCGCCGAATCGACGGTCTACCGGGACGGCGGCGACGGTGGGATCGACCTCGCGAAGGCGATCGACGACGCCGTCGACGAGCACAGCGACGACTTCGAACCGCTATACGACCAGGACGCGCCGGTCGCCGAGAAGATCGAGACGGTCGCGACCCGCGTCTACGGTGCGGACGGCGTCACCTTCACGGAGGACGCCCGCGCGGATCTCGATCGACTCGAATCGATCGGAATCGCGGACGCCCCGGTCTGTCTCTCGAAGACGCCGTACTCGTTCAGCGACGATCCGTCGAAAAACGGCGTGCCGGAGGGCTGGGAGCTGACGGTCCGGGAACTCCGACCCTCGGCAGGCGCGGGGTTCGTCGTCGCGCTCACCGGTGACGTCCTCACGATGCCCGGCCTCCCGTCGGATCCGGCTGCACTCGAGATCGACCTCGAGGCAGATGGGACCGTGACGGGACTGTTCTAG
- a CDS encoding DUF7312 domain-containing protein: MADDASGDDRDDRDGRDVQSEEPPDVTASDWNTDRNDRNDDTATFEAVEDDPTGEPNRRDADDGTDRASDDDRGDRDRIPIDLSGSDDESADAADEGYVPEPSSARIEPGDPDLEHAIFVLLGAIAMVLVIIRLLALPLG; this comes from the coding sequence ATGGCAGACGACGCGTCCGGTGACGACCGCGACGACCGGGACGGACGAGACGTGCAGTCGGAAGAACCACCGGACGTCACGGCGTCGGACTGGAACACCGACCGCAACGACCGGAACGACGACACGGCGACGTTCGAAGCCGTCGAGGACGACCCGACGGGCGAACCGAACCGACGTGACGCGGACGACGGGACCGATCGCGCCAGTGACGACGACCGGGGCGACCGCGATCGGATTCCGATCGACCTCTCCGGGTCGGACGACGAGTCCGCGGACGCGGCCGACGAAGGGTACGTCCCCGAACCGAGTTCGGCACGGATCGAACCCGGCGATCCCGACCTCGAACACGCGATCTTCGTCCTGCTCGGCGCGATCGCGATGGTGCTGGTCATTATCCGACTGCTGGCGCTTCCACTTGGATGA
- a CDS encoding SPFH domain-containing protein, protein MELLPLQTGGALLFIGALVLVVVIAALLSAIEIVDAYEKRALTVFGEYRKLLEPGINWVPPFVSKTYRFDMRTQTLDVPRQEAITRDNSPVTADAVVYIKVMDAKKAFLEVDDYKKAVSNLAQTTLRAVLGDMELDDTLNKRQEINAKIRQELDEPTDEWGIRVESVEVREVNPSKDVQRAMEQQTSAERKRRAMILEAQGERRSAVEKAEGDKQSDIIRAQGEKQSQILEAQGDAISTVLRARSAESMGERAVIDKGMDALTEIGGSESTTFVLPQELSSMIGRYGKHLTGSDVQEQDGQLESLEFDEETRELIGLDDIAEIIGEIDEEADMDVEAMEQEAQAIKEGKDPANIADPDQVIEEMDQDFQGQTDGGSDASAGDADGSSAND, encoded by the coding sequence ATGGAACTACTCCCACTGCAAACCGGTGGTGCCCTGCTGTTCATCGGTGCTCTCGTTCTGGTTGTCGTTATCGCCGCACTGCTCAGTGCAATCGAGATCGTCGACGCCTACGAGAAGCGCGCGCTGACGGTGTTCGGCGAGTACCGGAAGTTGCTGGAACCCGGGATCAACTGGGTGCCGCCGTTCGTCTCGAAAACGTACCGGTTCGACATGCGCACGCAGACGCTGGACGTGCCCCGCCAGGAGGCGATCACGCGGGACAACTCGCCGGTCACCGCCGACGCCGTCGTCTACATCAAGGTGATGGACGCGAAGAAGGCCTTCCTCGAGGTCGACGACTACAAGAAGGCCGTCTCGAACCTCGCCCAGACGACGCTGCGTGCCGTGCTGGGCGACATGGAACTGGACGACACGCTCAACAAGCGCCAGGAGATCAATGCGAAGATCCGTCAGGAACTGGACGAACCCACCGACGAGTGGGGGATCCGCGTCGAGAGCGTCGAGGTCCGCGAGGTCAACCCCTCGAAGGACGTCCAGCGTGCGATGGAGCAACAGACCTCCGCGGAACGGAAACGCCGTGCCATGATCCTCGAGGCGCAGGGCGAACGTCGCAGCGCCGTCGAGAAGGCCGAAGGTGACAAGCAGTCCGACATCATCCGCGCCCAGGGGGAGAAACAGAGCCAGATCCTCGAGGCACAGGGTGACGCCATCTCGACCGTGCTGCGCGCCCGCTCCGCGGAGTCGATGGGCGAGCGGGCCGTCATCGACAAGGGAATGGACGCCCTGACCGAGATCGGTGGGAGCGAGTCGACGACGTTCGTCCTGCCCCAGGAACTGTCCTCGATGATCGGCCGCTACGGCAAGCACCTCACCGGCAGCGACGTCCAGGAACAGGACGGCCAGCTCGAGAGCCTCGAGTTCGACGAGGAGACCCGCGAACTGATCGGGCTCGACGACATCGCCGAGATCATCGGCGAGATCGACGAGGAGGCCGACATGGACGTCGAAGCCATGGAGCAAGAGGCCCAGGCGATCAAGGAAGGGAAGGACCCGGCAAACATCGCGGACCCGGATCAGGTCATCGAGGAGATGGACCAGGACTTCCAGGGGCAGACTGACGGCGGGTCCGACGCGTCCGCGGGCGACGCCGACGGATCGAGTGCGAACGACTGA
- the pyk gene encoding pyruvate kinase, which produces MRNAKIVCTLGPASNTRSAIRSLADAGMSVARLNASHGTREDRAELIDRVRAVDDERDEPVAVMLDMQGPEIRTAPLPDGETVHLETGSEIVFAEGEEATPDRIGLSLPIDAVEAGDRILLDDGLIETTVLGQEDGHIRARVDTGGDLGGRKGVNVPGVDLDLDVVTESDRMDLELAAEKDVDFVAASFVRDAEDIYEVSEVLEELGAEIPIVAKIERAGAVDNLDEIIDASYGVMVARGDLGVECPMEYVPMIQKRIIRKCHEAGKPVITATEMLDSMVHARRPTRAEASDVANAVLDGTDAVMLSAETAIGDHPPEVVSAMNSIIREVEGSAEYAETLEQRVPASGDARTDALARSARFLARDIGADAIVAATESGYTALKTAKYRPGVPVVASTPSHSVRRQLALSWGVTPLYANVSDQGAGAVVEKAVQAALDAGVAESGDTVVVLCGMMTELEGANTTNMLKVHVAAEALTTGRVVVEGRSSGPLVSIRDGDLSGIPDGAILAVPSEFDDEFEGDLTKIGGIVDAQRGMTGYPSLVAREMGIPMISGADLTDEGDGRTVTLDAERGVVYGGDTQDRTDRS; this is translated from the coding sequence ATGAGAAACGCGAAGATCGTCTGTACCCTGGGGCCGGCCTCGAACACCAGGTCGGCGATCCGCAGTCTCGCCGACGCGGGCATGTCCGTCGCCCGACTGAACGCGAGCCACGGTACCCGCGAGGACCGGGCAGAACTGATCGATCGTGTTCGGGCCGTCGACGACGAACGCGACGAACCCGTCGCCGTCATGCTCGACATGCAGGGCCCCGAGATCCGAACCGCACCGCTTCCCGACGGCGAGACGGTCCACCTGGAGACCGGTTCCGAGATCGTCTTCGCCGAGGGCGAGGAGGCCACCCCCGATCGGATCGGCCTGTCACTGCCGATCGACGCCGTCGAGGCCGGCGATCGCATCCTGCTCGACGACGGCCTGATCGAGACGACAGTTCTCGGACAGGAGGACGGTCACATCCGCGCCCGGGTCGACACGGGCGGCGACCTCGGGGGCCGCAAGGGGGTCAACGTCCCCGGCGTCGATCTCGATCTCGACGTCGTCACCGAATCCGATCGGATGGACCTCGAACTCGCCGCCGAGAAGGACGTCGACTTCGTCGCGGCGAGTTTCGTTAGGGACGCCGAGGACATCTACGAGGTCAGCGAGGTCTTGGAGGAACTCGGCGCCGAGATCCCGATCGTCGCGAAGATCGAACGGGCCGGCGCGGTCGACAACCTGGACGAGATCATCGATGCCTCCTACGGGGTCATGGTCGCCCGGGGCGACCTCGGCGTCGAGTGTCCGATGGAGTACGTGCCGATGATCCAGAAGCGGATCATCCGCAAGTGCCACGAGGCGGGCAAGCCGGTCATCACGGCCACGGAGATGCTCGACTCGATGGTCCACGCGCGCCGGCCGACGCGCGCGGAAGCGTCGGACGTCGCCAACGCCGTCCTCGACGGTACCGACGCCGTCATGCTGTCCGCGGAGACCGCGATCGGCGACCACCCTCCCGAGGTCGTCAGCGCCATGAACAGCATCATTCGCGAGGTCGAAGGGTCCGCGGAGTACGCCGAGACGCTCGAACAGCGCGTGCCCGCGTCGGGCGACGCGCGGACGGACGCGCTGGCTCGATCGGCCCGGTTCCTGGCGCGGGACATCGGCGCGGACGCGATCGTGGCGGCGACCGAATCCGGCTATACGGCGCTGAAAACGGCGAAGTACCGCCCCGGCGTGCCGGTCGTCGCGTCCACGCCGAGCCACAGCGTGCGTCGGCAACTCGCGCTCTCCTGGGGCGTGACGCCGCTGTACGCCAACGTCTCCGACCAGGGGGCCGGTGCCGTCGTCGAGAAAGCGGTCCAGGCGGCACTGGACGCCGGCGTGGCGGAGAGCGGCGACACGGTCGTCGTCCTCTGCGGGATGATGACCGAACTCGAGGGTGCGAACACGACGAACATGCTCAAGGTCCACGTCGCCGCGGAGGCGCTGACGACCGGCCGCGTGGTCGTCGAGGGCCGGTCCTCCGGCCCGCTCGTGTCGATCCGGGACGGGGACCTCTCCGGGATTCCGGACGGAGCCATCCTCGCGGTGCCGTCCGAGTTCGACGACGAGTTCGAGGGCGACCTCACGAAGATCGGCGGAATCGTCGACGCCCAGCGAGGCATGACCGGCTACCCGTCGCTGGTCGCCCGCGAGATGGGGATTCCGATGATCAGCGGTGCGGACCTCACGGACGAAGGCGACGGCCGGACCGTGACCCTCGACGCCGAACGCGGCGTCGTCTACGGCGGCGATACCCAGGACCGGACCGATCGGTCCTGA